One genomic region from Leishmania braziliensis MHOM/BR/75/M2904 complete genome, chromosome 35 encodes:
- a CDS encoding putative kinesin — MTTVGNQRVMVSVRVRPMLREGAINHQQEKFELQGVHRTGDTTLKVEVTKQGEPTKSSAFSFDYIFDQESTQLEVYEDAVVDMVDGALVGVNATLLAYGQTGSGKTFTVLGDVKPNPLENDLLTTDSGMFLRVLSDLMDYKIRQAKKGWHVVVGLSCIEIYNENIRDLFGGKPGSAPPPLKAVMTGEDVHLPSLIIKEMMTLQAVFSEIQLAISRRMSRATDSNSQSSRSHCLFSIDILQQADSAAAPSLSILDQSRKGNDTKKTLGSDKKGASAASRKAGSPTSAAEPQMAAWEMPFQGTVYRIPGQKEPVYASKIILADLAGSERIFRSGVTGDGLAEATAINSSLTALGNVVHSLHKGGFVSYRVSNLTRLLKPTFSHPSSRVLLLAQCSPTQMSYDETVSTLHFANKVKDMKVTTSTGAEAEKLQFDFLESGKMCDAILADLHIFAVEAQAKAGIIRRKVMQQNKLYYDVLASKNGKTAKVTMRDRRFSVDTMGAVAAAQEERAELLARLEKERAEEDATRQQMVNECCDEFVKEYMDEVRETKEAIEEQVNLRVHHKSQQMLLESAACGRRIMEEEAEGWASLMLLYLQEHNSLCSKELETTSKLLEEVAQNVYKLGLSGVTPEEAEADRAYALSAWYHCAAKRFFSLCMELYEDYVILLSTSRGNAMLERWKKKNHSLLQKFQEESSA, encoded by the coding sequence ATGACAACTGTAGGAAACCAGCGTGTAATGGTCTCGGTGCGCGTGAGGCCGATGCTGCGCGAGGGTGCTATAAATCATCAGCAGGAAAAGTTCGAGCTGCAGGGCGTGCACCGCACCGGCGATACCACTCTCAAAGTAGAAGTGACGAAGCAAGGCGAGCCGACAAAGAGCAGTGCCTTCTCCTTTGACTACATTTTCGATCAGGAGAGCACACAGCTCGAGGTGTACGAGGATGCCGTAGTGGACATGGTGGACGGCGCGCTCGTCGGCGTGAATGCCACCCTCTTGGCCTATGGGCAGACTGGATCCGGCAAGACTTTCACCGTGCTGGGCGATGTGAAGCCGAATCCGCTTGAAAACGACCTACTCACAACGGACAGTGGCATGTTCCTGCGTGTCCTGAGCGACTTGATGGATTACAAGATCCGGCAAGCCAAGAAGGGTTGGCACGTGGTGGTGGGTTTAAGCTGCATCGAAATTTACAATGAGAACATCCGCGACCTTTTCGGCGGCAAGCCTGGctcggcaccgccaccactgaAGGCGGTCATGACTGGCGAGGATGTTCATCTACCGTCTCTCATCATCAAGGAAATGATGACTTTGCAGGCGGTTTTCAGCGAGATTCAGCTGGCCATCTCGCGCCGCATGAGCCGTGCGACAGACTCCAACTCGCAGTCGAGCCGCAGCCACTGCCTCTTTTCCATTGATATCCTACAGCAGGCAGACTCGGCGGCCGCGCCGTCGCTGAGTATTCTTGATCAATCGAGGAAAGGCAACGACACGAAGAAGACTCTGGGGTCAGACAAGAAAGGAGCATCGGCAGCCTCAAGGAAGGCCGGCAGCCCGACCTCTGCTGCGGAGCCGCAGATGGCAGCGTGGGAGATGCCGTTCCAGGGTACAGTTTACCGCATCCCCGGGCAGAAGGAGCCCGTCTACGCCAGCAAGATCATCCTTGCCGATCTCGCCGGTAGCGAGCGCATTTTCCGCAGTGGTGTAACCGGCGATGGCTTGGCAGAGGCCACAGCCATCAATAGCAGCCTGACGGCACTGGGCAACGTGGTGCACAGCCTGCACAAGGGTGGATTTGTCAGCTACCGCGTCTCAAACCTTACCCGGCTTCTCAAGCCGACCTTTTCCCATCCCAGCTCGCGTGTGCTGCTCTTGGCACAGTGCTCTCCCACGCAGATGTCGTACGATGAGACGGTCAGCACACTGCACTTTGCTAACAAGGTCAAGGACATGAAGGTGACAACGTCCACCggcgccgaggcggagaagctgcagtTTGACTTTCTGGAGTCTGGTAAGATGTGCGACGCGATATTGGCAGATCTACACATCTTCGCTGTGGAGGCACAGGCGAAGGCCGGCATTATTCGCCGCAAGGTGATGCAGCAAAACAAGCTCTACTATGACGTGTTAGCGAGCAAGAACGGCAAGACGGCCAAGGTAACGATGAGGGACCGCCGCTTTTCGGTCGACACGATGGGcgcggtggctgcagcgcaggaggagcgcgcggagctgctggccCGTctggagaaagagagggcggaggaggatgcAACACGGCAACAGATGGTGAATGAGTGTTGTGATGAGTTTGTCAAGGAGTACATGGACGAGGTGAGGGAGACGAAGGAGGCAATTGAAGAGCAGGTGAACCTGCGTGTACACCACAAGTCGCAGCAGATGTTACTTGAATCGGCGGCCTGTGGTAGAAGGatcatggaggaggaggcggaggggtgGGCCTCGTTAATGTTGCTGTACCTGCAGGAGCACAACTCGCTCTGCAGTAAGGAGTTGGAAACCACATCTAAACTTCTTGAGGAGGTGGCCCAAAACGTCTACAAGCTGGGCTTGTCTGGTGTCACGCCCGAAGAAGCCGAGGCTGACCGCGCCTACGCCCTCTCCGCGTGGTATCACTGCGCGGCGAAGCGCTTTTTTTCCTTATGCATGGAGTTGTATGAGGACTACGTAATTTTACTGAGCACTTCCCGTGGCAATGCGATGCTGGAGAGgtggaagaagaagaaccactcgctgctgcagaagtTCCAAGAGGAGAGCTCGGCGTAA
- a CDS encoding putative calcium motive p-type ATPase, translating into MNKPASIFTDMAVKGLEDLDDSDVFPVFSGEVVNAGALGNGAKSGTAEVVGVKEHYAMNFGDEQGDEPTPETYDPRDKFWALSLENVFSLVQLEYPLSGIDATDAPRRAKDLGDNIIPIKGGPSWIIILASQFKNAITIVLLIVIIISGVFKDWAEFGVVLFILFFNALLGFYQEYGAEKSLASLKQMTAGVAKVMRNGVPEIIFIDEVVVGDVIVLEQGASVPADCRIFESNGLEVDEALLTGEALPVVKHANVIRDPDNRLALGDRKNMVYRNTQVTQGRGKAVVVAGGLNTEMGKLAKRLDDGKGSGKTALMRKLDYMMYFLFFCCGIAALVVFAANKMRYTPATLSYATAVAIAILPESLCAVITVAMTFSVKRMAQQKCIVRKLPVLEVLGNVTDICSDKTGTLTENKMVVKKAVIGLDDVYSVGGAPYEIHGDFFPAMRNGQEQKPVSMAQMQEVRYIYEFLKCAALCSTTILHISEEDMDSLTGNGNPTEIAIQVMTWKAGLNRDKLEEEGLECITEYAFDSKIKRMSTAWENKEKCEVYLCTKGAPERVVELCTYRIDEDGKLVGLTQQDRERVDQHICDLAAQGLRTICFAYREDATKAFPIPTDEPFIDAYDRDQVERDLVFLGIVGIYDPPRPESRPSVIACQHAGIRVRMLTGDHTSTAGSIASMLNIIRRRDLDDPVKLQAGPDFDKIDPDVIDGWADLPVVIGRCSPESKVKMIESLHRRKKVVAMTGDGFNDSPSIKIADIGCAMGSGVDVTKGVADLVITDDNFSTIVKAVAEGRRISQCIRKFVVHLLSSNVAEVIALICGLPISHGGESVFILSPIEILWLNMFTSAPPATGLSLDKATDDILQVPPNTEGFFTIELITDTLVYGFWLGAMTLCGFAVVLYGFKSGPMGTDCNRHSGIGCENIWTARSTAFGILYFGLLIHSYTVRHPRVSIFRMRWLDNKWIYGSCLMGTALFIPIVYVNAIAHKLFVHAMITWEWGVIVVGVIIFVAICELYKVIKNLIFPINKVLVEVDEEDVEDVEEQRQREYNTFTRTMPDSRSVERIANENLRMSFASLAGSVATASTGSFRIPTQRQKKQRAFLFRKRE; encoded by the coding sequence ATGAACAAGCCGGCCTCCATTTTTACGGATATGGCGGTGAAGGGGTTAGAGGATCTCGACGACAGTGATGTCTTTCCCGTCTTCTCAGGCGAGGTTGTGAACGCGGGGGCACTGGGCAACGGCGCGAAAAGCGGCACAGCGGAGGTTGTAGGTGTCAAGGAGCACTATGCGATGAACTTTGGAGACGAGCAAGGTGACGAGCCGACTCCCGAGACGTATGACCCGAGAGACAAGTTCTgggcgctgtcgctggagAATGTCTTCAGCCTCGTACAGTTGGAGTATCCACTCTCTGGTATCGATGCCACCGACGCGCCACGCCGTGCCAAGGACCTCGGTGACAACATCATCCCGATCAAGGGTGGCCCGAGCTGGATCATTATCTTGGCAAGCCAGTTCAAAAATGCCATCACGATTGTGCTGCTCATCGTTATTATCATTAGTGGTGTGTTTAAGGACTGGGCTGAGTTCGGTGTCGTTCTCttcatcctcttcttcaACGCCTTGCTTGGCTTCTACCAAGAGTACGGCGCCGAGAAGTCCCTGGCAAGCCTCAAGCAAATGACGGCCGGCGTGGCCAAGGTGATGCGCAACGGTGTTCCTGAGATCATCTTTATTGACGAGGTCGTTGTCGGTGACGTCATCGTGCTCGAGCAGGGCGCCTCCGTGCCGGCTGACTGCCGTATCTTCGAATCGAACGGTCTGGAGGTGGATGAGGCCCTGTTGACGGGTGAGGCGCTACCGGTGGTAAAGCACGCGAACGTCATTCGTGACCCAGACAACCGCCTCGCTTTGGGTGACCGCAAGAATATGGTGTACCGCAACACACAGGTAACACAGGGCCGCGGCAAGGCGGTGGTCGTCGCCGGCGGGCTAAACACAGAGATGGGCAAGCTCGCGAAGCGGCTGGACGATGGCAAGGGCAGTGGCAAGACGGCGCTGATGCGAAAGTTGGACTACATGATGTACTTCCTGTTTTTCTGCTGTGGCATTGCCGCCCTGGTGGTGTTTGCGGCCAACAAGATGCGCTACACACCGGCGACCCTCTCGTACGCCACGGCGGTCGCCATTGCCATCCTCCCCGAGTCGCTCTGCGCCGTCATCACGGTCGCCATGACCTTCTCTGTAAAGCGCATGGCGCAGCAGAAGTGCATTGTGCGCaagctgccggtgctggaggtgctgggcAACGTCACGGACATCTGCTCCGACAAGACCGGCACGCTGACAGAGAATAAGATGGTGGTCAAGAAGGCGGTGATCGGGCTCGACGACGTGTACAGCGTTGGTGGTGCGCCGTACGAAATCCACGGCGACTTCTTCCCTGCCATGCGGAACGGCCAGGAGCAGAAGCCTGTGAGCATGGCGCAGATGCAGGAGGTGCGCTACATCTACGAGTTTCTCAAGTGCGCCGCCCTGTGCAGCACCACAATCCTGCACATCTCTGAGGAGGATATGGACTCCCTCACCGGCAACGGTAATCCCACCGAGATTGCAATCCAGGTGATGACCTGGAAGGCTGGCCTGAACCGCGacaagctggaggaggagggcttGGAGTGCATCACGGAGTACGCCTTCGACTCTAAGATCAAGCGCATGTCCACCGCGTGGGAGAACAAGGAGAAATGTGAGGTCTACCTCTGTACCAAGGGAGCCCCCGAGCGGGTCGTTGAGCTATGCACGTACAGGATCGACGAGGACGGCAAGCTTGTCGGCTTGACACAGCAGGATCGTGAGCGGGTCGACCAGCACATCTGCGACTTGGCCGCGCAGGGTCTTCGCACGATCTGCTTTGCATACCGCGAGGACGCCACAAAGGCCTTCCCGATCCCGACTGACGAGCCGTTCATCGATGCTTACGACCGTGACCAGGTCGAGCGCGACCTCGTTTTCCTGGGCATTGTCGGCATCTACGACCCACCTCGCCCCGAGTCCCGTCCCTCCGTCATCGCTTGCCAGCACGCCGGCATCCGCGTGCGCATGCTCACCGGTGACCACACGTCCACCGCCGGCAGCATCGCCTCGATGCTGAACATCATTCGTCGCCGAGACCTCGACGACCCGGTGAAGCTGCAGGCGGGGCCTGACTTCGACAAAATTGACCCTGACGTGATCGACGGCTGGGCTGACCTCCCCGTTGTCATCGGCCGCTGCTCTCCCGAATCGAAGGTGAAGATGATCGAGTCACTGCACCGCCGCAAGAAGGTGGTGGCCATGACGGGTGACGGCTTCAACGACTCCCCCAGTATCAAGATTGCCGATATTGGCTGCGCCATGGGCTCTGGCGTCGATGTGACGAAGGGCGTTGCAGACCTCGTCATCACTGACGACAACTTCTCCACCATCGTGAAGGCTGTCGCTGAGGGACGCCGCATCTCGCAGTGTATCCGCAAGTTTGTTGTGCATTTGCTGTCGAGTAACGTAGCTGAGGTAATTGCGCTGATCTGCGGTCTGCCCATCAGCCACGGCGGCGAGTCCGTATTTATCCTCTCCCCCATCGAGATTCTCTGGCTGAACATGTTTACCTCCGCCCCACCGGCGACGGGTCTGTCGCTCGATAAAGCCACAGATGACATTCTCCAGGTGCCTCCAAACACGGAGGGGTTCTTCACGATTGAGCTGATTACCGACACACTCGTGTACGGCTTCTGGCTCGGCGCCATGACGCTATGTGGCTTCGCGGTGGTGCTCTACGGCTTCAAGAGTGGCCCGATGGGGACAGACTGCAACAGACACAGCGGCATTGGCTGCGAAAACATTTGGACtgcccgcagcaccgcctttGGCATTCTGTACTTTGGTCTGCTGATTCACTCCTACACGGTGCGCCACCCGCGCGTCTCTATCTTCAGAATGCGCTGGCTTGACAACAAGTGGATCTACGGTTCCTGCCTCATGGGCACGGCGCTGTTCATACCGATCGTGTACGTCAACGCGATCGCCCATAAGCTCTTTGTGCATGCCATGATCACATGGGAGTGGGGCGTCATCGTGGTCGGCGTCATTATCTTCGTCGCCATTTGCGAACTTTACAAGGTGATCAAGAACCTGATCTTTCCAATTAACAAGgtgctggtggaggtggacgaAGAGGATGTCGAGGACGTGGAagagcagcgccaacgcGAGTACAACACCTTCACTCGCACGATGCCCGACAGCCGTAGCGTAGAGAGGATCGCGAACGAGAACCTGCGCATGTCgtttgcctctctcgccgGCAGCGTGGCCACCGCCAGCACTGGCTCCTTCCGCATACCCACACAGCGCCAGAAGAAGCAGCgtgcttttctcttccgcAAGCGCGAATAA
- a CDS encoding 60S ribosomal protein L32, protein MVKPVVKKSVVKKRTKRFTRHRYELFPQLSSSWRKPRGEDSPVRRRYKGQKAMPNKGYGSDRATKYIMPSGFKSFPIQNVQDLYMLIMQNRKYAGVISHTVGAKSRKAIVRKALELDVRLINGNAKLRKVANN, encoded by the coding sequence ATGGTCAAGCCGGTGGTGAAAAAGTCCGTGGTGAAGAAGCGCACGAAGCGCTTCACTCGCCATCGCTACGAGCTCTTCCCGCAGCTGAGTTCCAGCTGGCGCAAGCCGCGTGGTGAGGACTCCCCGGTCCGCCGTCGCTACAAGGGCCAGAAGGCGATGCCGAACAAAGGTTATGGTAGCGACCGCGCCACCAAATATATCATGCCTTCTGGCTTCAAGAGCTTCCCGATCCAGAACGTGCAGGATCTCTACATGCTCATCATGCAGAACCGCAAGTACGCTGGTGTTATCTCCCACACTGTCGGTGCCAAGTCTCGCAAGGCCATCGTCCGCAAGGCCCTTGAGCTGGACGTCCGCCTCATCAACGGCAACGCCAAGCTGCGCAAGGTGGCAAACAACTAG